Proteins encoded together in one Streptomyces umbrinus window:
- a CDS encoding DUF4177 domain-containing protein yields the protein MTKWEYSTVPLLVHATKQILDTWGEDGWELVQVVPGPNNPEQLVAYLKREKAA from the coding sequence ATGACCAAGTGGGAATACTCAACCGTGCCGCTGCTCGTCCACGCCACGAAGCAGATTCTGGACACCTGGGGCGAGGACGGCTGGGAGCTCGTCCAGGTCGTGCCCGGGCCGAACAACCCCGAGCAGCTCGTCGCCTATCTGAAGCGCGAGAAGGCCGCATGA
- a CDS encoding ArsA-related P-loop ATPase yields the protein MSRLQVVSGKGGTGKTTVAAALALALATEGKRALLVEVEGRQGIAQLFEAQALPYEERKIAVAPGGGEVFALAIDPELALLDYLQMFYKLGSAGRALKKLGAIDFATTVAPGLRDVLLTGKACEAVRRKDKRGRFAYDYVVMDAPPTGRITRFLNVNDEVAGLAKIGPIHNQAQAVMRVLKSPETAVHMVTLLEEMPVQETADGIAELRAARLPVGRIIVNMVRPAILDETDLALTREAPRTSIAKSLSAAGLGGARRGGVAERLVEPLLTQADEYAERHALERDQRAVLQDLDLPLHELPLLAEGMDLGGLYELAKELRQQGIS from the coding sequence GTGAGCAGGCTCCAGGTCGTCAGCGGCAAGGGCGGTACCGGCAAGACCACGGTCGCCGCAGCACTCGCGCTCGCCCTAGCGACCGAGGGCAAGCGTGCCCTTCTGGTCGAGGTCGAGGGCAGGCAGGGCATCGCGCAGCTATTCGAAGCGCAGGCACTGCCCTACGAGGAGCGGAAGATCGCCGTCGCTCCAGGGGGCGGGGAGGTGTTCGCCCTCGCCATAGACCCCGAACTGGCCCTTCTGGACTACCTCCAGATGTTCTACAAACTCGGCAGCGCCGGACGCGCGCTGAAGAAACTCGGCGCCATCGACTTCGCGACCACCGTCGCGCCGGGCCTCAGGGACGTCCTCCTGACGGGCAAGGCCTGCGAGGCCGTGCGCCGCAAGGACAAGCGCGGCCGCTTCGCGTACGACTACGTGGTGATGGACGCGCCGCCCACCGGCCGGATCACCCGCTTCCTGAACGTGAACGACGAGGTGGCGGGGCTCGCCAAGATCGGCCCGATACACAATCAGGCGCAGGCCGTCATGCGGGTGCTCAAGTCGCCCGAGACCGCCGTGCACATGGTGACGCTGCTGGAGGAGATGCCCGTCCAGGAGACCGCGGACGGCATCGCCGAACTGCGCGCCGCGCGGCTGCCGGTGGGGCGGATCATCGTGAACATGGTCCGGCCCGCGATCCTCGACGAGACCGATCTGGCGCTCACCCGCGAGGCACCGCGCACGTCCATCGCCAAGTCGCTGTCCGCCGCCGGCCTCGGTGGCGCGCGCCGCGGCGGGGTCGCCGAGCGGCTGGTGGAGCCGCTGCTGACCCAGGCCGACGAGTACGCCGAGCGGCACGCGCTGGAGCGCGACCAGCGGGCCGTGCTCCAGGACCTGGACCTCCCCCTGCACGAACTCCCGCTGCTCGCCGAGGGAATGGACCTCGGGGGCCTGTACGAACTCGCCAAGGAACTGCGTCAGCAAGGGATCTCATGA
- a CDS encoding RidA family protein gives MSAVEAKLAELGLTLPDVVPPLAAYQPAVQSGVYVYTAGQLPMVDGKLPVTGKVGAEVTPEEAKDLARTCALNALAAVKSVVGDLDRIARVVKVVGFVASASDFTGQPAVLNGASELLGEVLGEKGVHARSAVGVAVLPLDAPVEVEVLVELTHA, from the coding sequence ATGAGCGCCGTCGAGGCGAAGCTGGCCGAGCTCGGACTGACCCTGCCGGACGTCGTACCGCCGCTGGCCGCGTACCAGCCCGCGGTGCAGTCGGGTGTGTACGTGTACACGGCCGGCCAGCTCCCGATGGTGGACGGCAAGCTTCCGGTCACCGGCAAGGTGGGCGCGGAGGTCACGCCGGAGGAGGCCAAGGACCTGGCCCGCACCTGTGCGCTGAACGCCCTCGCGGCGGTCAAGTCGGTCGTGGGTGACCTCGACCGCATCGCGCGCGTGGTGAAGGTCGTCGGCTTCGTCGCCTCGGCCTCCGACTTCACGGGCCAGCCCGCCGTGTTGAACGGCGCGAGCGAGCTGCTCGGCGAGGTCCTCGGCGAGAAGGGCGTGCACGCGCGCAGCGCGGTCGGCGTGGCGGTGCTGCCGCTGGACGCGCCCGTCGAGGTCGAGGTCCTGGTGGAGCTGACGCACGCGTAG
- a CDS encoding NUDIX hydrolase translates to MANGQWYPPEWPERIRALAEGTLTPVAPRRAATVMLLKDTDSTPVVHMLRRRASMAFAGGAYAYPGGGVDPRDDDRQIRWAGPTRAWWASRLGVDETAAQAIVCAAVRETYEEAGVLLAGPTADTVVGDTTGEEWEADRAALVARDLSFAEFLERRGLVLRSDLLGAWTRWITPEFEPRRYDTWFFVAALPEGQRTRNASTEADRTVWIRPADARDGYDKGDLLMMPPTIATLRQLGAYATAAEALAAAPGRDMTPVLAQARLEGGELVLSWPGHDEFTKHIPTGGASA, encoded by the coding sequence ATGGCGAATGGGCAGTGGTATCCCCCCGAGTGGCCCGAGAGAATCCGCGCGCTCGCGGAGGGCACGCTCACACCGGTCGCCCCCAGGCGGGCGGCCACCGTCATGCTGCTCAAGGACACCGACTCCACCCCCGTCGTACACATGCTGCGCAGACGCGCCTCCATGGCCTTCGCCGGAGGCGCGTACGCGTATCCGGGCGGCGGAGTCGACCCCAGGGACGACGACCGGCAGATCCGCTGGGCGGGCCCCACGCGCGCGTGGTGGGCGTCCCGGCTCGGCGTCGACGAGACAGCCGCCCAGGCGATCGTCTGCGCTGCGGTGCGCGAGACGTACGAGGAGGCGGGCGTCCTGCTCGCCGGACCCACCGCGGACACCGTGGTGGGCGACACCACGGGCGAGGAGTGGGAGGCGGACCGTGCGGCCCTGGTCGCACGTGACCTCTCCTTCGCGGAGTTCCTGGAGCGCCGGGGGCTCGTCCTGCGCTCCGACCTCCTCGGCGCCTGGACCCGCTGGATCACCCCGGAGTTCGAGCCCCGCCGCTACGACACCTGGTTCTTCGTGGCCGCGCTCCCGGAGGGTCAGCGCACCCGCAACGCCTCCACGGAGGCCGACCGCACCGTCTGGATCCGCCCCGCGGACGCGAGGGACGGCTACGACAAGGGCGACCTTCTGATGATGCCGCCCACCATCGCGACCCTGCGCCAGCTCGGCGCGTACGCCACCGCCGCCGAGGCCCTCGCCGCGGCACCGGGGCGCGACATGACGCCCGTCCTGGCCCAGGCCCGCCTGGAGGGCGGCGAGCTGGTCCTCAGCTGGCCCGGCCACGACGAGTTCACCAAGCACATCCCGACCGGTGGAGCCTCCGCATGA
- a CDS encoding MBL fold metallo-hydrolase, producing the protein MTDAAALPGQPRGGVLSGPATARAVNVLAPNASAMTLDGTNTWIVAEPDSELAVVIDPGPLDDVHLRNVVDIAEKAGKRVALTLLTHGHPDHAEGAGRFAELTGTKVRALDPALRLGDEGLAAGNVVTTGGLELRVVSTPGHTADSLCFHLPADRAVLTGDTILGRGTTVVAHPDGRLGDYLDSLRRLRSLTVDDGVHMVLPGHGPVLEDAQGAVEFYLAHRAHRLAQVETAVENGYTTPSQVVAHVYADVDRSLWPAAELSVLAQLDYLREHGLIGET; encoded by the coding sequence ATGACCGACGCCGCCGCCCTTCCCGGCCAGCCACGGGGCGGGGTGCTCTCGGGCCCCGCCACCGCGCGTGCCGTCAACGTCCTCGCGCCCAACGCCTCCGCGATGACCCTGGACGGCACGAACACCTGGATCGTGGCCGAGCCGGACTCCGAGCTGGCGGTGGTGATCGATCCGGGGCCCCTGGACGACGTACACCTGCGGAACGTCGTCGACATCGCCGAGAAGGCCGGAAAGCGGGTCGCGCTGACCCTGCTGACGCACGGGCACCCGGACCACGCGGAGGGCGCCGGACGGTTCGCGGAACTGACCGGGACGAAGGTGCGGGCGCTCGACCCGGCGCTGCGGCTCGGTGACGAGGGCCTGGCGGCCGGGAACGTCGTCACCACGGGCGGCCTGGAGCTGCGCGTCGTGTCCACCCCCGGCCACACCGCCGACTCGCTCTGCTTCCACCTGCCCGCCGACCGGGCCGTCCTGACCGGCGACACGATCCTGGGCCGGGGCACCACGGTCGTCGCGCACCCCGACGGGCGCCTGGGCGACTACCTGGACTCCCTGCGGCGCCTCAGGTCCCTGACGGTCGACGACGGTGTGCACATGGTCCTGCCGGGCCACGGGCCCGTCCTGGAGGACGCCCAGGGCGCCGTCGAGTTCTACCTCGCCCACCGCGCCCACCGCCTCGCCCAGGTCGAGACGGCGGTCGAGAACGGCTACACGACCCCGTCCCAGGTCGTCGCCCACGTGTACGCCGACGTCGACCGCTCCCTGTGGCCGGCGGCGGAGCTGTCGGTGCTGGCTCAGCTGGACTATCTCCGGGAGCACGGGCTCATCGGGGAGACCTGA
- the ltrA gene encoding group II intron reverse transcriptase/maturase: MNTDALEFALLKAERRVLEMQTKLHCWATDDRDRRFDDLFNLVADPAFLLIAWDRVRRNRGARSAGVDGQTARSVEDGQGVEAFLDEVRSDLKDRSFRPLPVRERMIPKPGTAKRRRLGIPTVRDRVVQASLKLVLEPIFEADFLPCSYGFRPKRRAHDALAEAHHFAKSSYEWMVEGDIEACFDSIDHTALMSRVRRRVGDRRVLDLVKAFLKAGILSEGGQSKDTDTGTPQGGILSPLLANIALSVLDEFIAACPGGPNFTQGQRARRRRQNLANYRLFRYADDFLIAVTGTREQAEDIRTQAAEALVPMGLRLSVEKTAITHIDEGLDFLGWRLQRHRKRGTQKHYVYLYPSKKALQAVKEKVKTLCRQDTNLPLAVVLHQLNPVLRGWTAYFRHGVSSATFQYLSAFTWRQVFGWLRRKHRRSNWKNLRHRYCAGQWWPADDEVVLFRCAKVRTNRYLYRGNKIPSPWPSGTTMTAAA; this comes from the coding sequence TGACCTGTTCAATCTCGTTGCCGATCCCGCGTTTCTACTGATCGCGTGGGATCGGGTGAGGAGAAACAGGGGCGCCCGCTCGGCCGGAGTGGACGGGCAGACCGCTCGCTCCGTAGAGGACGGGCAAGGCGTCGAGGCATTCCTCGACGAGGTGCGGTCCGACCTGAAAGACCGTAGTTTCCGCCCGCTTCCCGTGCGGGAACGGATGATTCCCAAGCCGGGGACGGCCAAGCGCCGTCGGCTGGGGATCCCCACCGTGCGGGACCGGGTGGTCCAGGCGTCCCTGAAGCTGGTGTTGGAGCCGATCTTTGAGGCGGATTTCCTCCCGTGTTCCTACGGGTTCCGCCCCAAACGCCGGGCTCATGACGCGCTCGCCGAGGCACACCACTTCGCCAAGAGCTCTTATGAGTGGATGGTGGAGGGGGATATTGAGGCGTGTTTCGACTCGATCGACCACACGGCTCTGATGAGCCGGGTGCGCCGCCGAGTCGGGGACCGACGCGTTCTTGACCTGGTGAAGGCATTCCTGAAGGCGGGCATCCTCAGCGAGGGCGGCCAGTCCAAGGACACCGATACCGGCACTCCGCAAGGCGGGATCCTCTCGCCGCTGCTGGCCAACATCGCCCTGTCGGTCCTCGATGAGTTCATCGCGGCCTGTCCGGGCGGGCCGAACTTCACGCAGGGCCAGCGGGCCCGGCGACGTCGCCAGAACCTCGCCAACTACCGGCTCTTCCGGTATGCAGACGATTTTCTGATCGCCGTGACCGGGACCCGTGAGCAGGCTGAGGACATACGCACCCAGGCGGCGGAAGCACTCGTCCCGATGGGACTGCGTCTGTCGGTGGAGAAGACGGCCATCACCCATATCGACGAGGGGCTGGACTTCCTCGGGTGGCGCCTCCAGCGTCACCGCAAACGCGGGACCCAGAAGCACTACGTCTACCTCTACCCCTCCAAGAAGGCCCTCCAGGCCGTCAAGGAGAAGGTCAAGACGCTGTGCCGACAGGACACGAACCTGCCGCTGGCAGTCGTGCTGCACCAGCTCAACCCGGTGCTGCGGGGCTGGACGGCGTACTTCCGGCACGGGGTGTCGTCCGCGACCTTCCAGTACCTGTCGGCCTTCACCTGGCGCCAGGTCTTCGGATGGCTGCGGCGCAAACACCGCCGGTCCAACTGGAAGAACCTGCGCCATCGTTACTGTGCAGGCCAATGGTGGCCAGCCGACGACGAGGTCGTCTTGTTCAGGTGCGCGAAAGTGCGCACAAACCGTTACCTGTATCGCGGGAACAAGATCCCCTCGCCCTGGCCCAGCGGGACCACGATGACAGCGGCCGCCTGA